From the genome of Nitrospirae bacterium YQR-1, one region includes:
- the rpsU gene encoding 30S ribosomal protein S21 — protein MPMVNVKDSDSFELALKRFKKQCEKEGILSEIKRREHYEKPSIKKKKKIIAARKKAAKRVSVSQ, from the coding sequence ATGCCCATGGTCAATGTCAAGGATAGTGATTCCTTTGAGCTTGCTCTTAAGCGATTTAAGAAGCAGTGCGAAAAGGAAGGAATCCTGTCTGAGATAAAAAGGAGAGAACACTACGAAAAACCGAGCATCAAGAAAAAGAAGAAGATAATAGCAGCCAGAAAGAAAGCAGCTAAGCGTGTGTCTGTATCGCAGTAA